Proteins found in one Miscanthus floridulus cultivar M001 chromosome 4, ASM1932011v1, whole genome shotgun sequence genomic segment:
- the LOC136548456 gene encoding uncharacterized protein → MPLGQIDLPITFEDLTNYKMETLTFEVVGFHGTYHAILERPCYVKFMVVPNYTYLKLMSGPCRVIAIGTSFQRIYECEVECCKHAAAIITSKELATIREEAIKEAHDPKL, encoded by the coding sequence atgccacttgggcagattgatctgcccatcaccttcgaggATCTGACCAATTATaagatggagacccttaccttcgaggtggttgggtttcacggaacctaccacgccatcctggaacgtccatgctacgtgaagttcatggtcgtccccaactacacctatctaaagttgatgTCAGGTCCATGCAGGGTCATtgccatcggcacctccttccagcgcatctacgagtgtgaggtcgagtgctgcaaaCACGCCGCGGCAATTATCACATCTAAGGAGCTTGCGACCATCAGGGAAGAGGCCATCAAAGAAGCACATGACCCCAAGCTGTAG